One Desulfomonile tiedjei genomic window carries:
- a CDS encoding transposase, with translation EEFKKELEQYIYYYNNLRPHQALGGKTPLEFLESCPRIT, from the coding sequence AAGAAGAGTTCAAAAAGGAACTCGAACAGTACATCTACTACTACAACAACCTAAGACCGCATCAAGCCCTAGGGGGGAAAACTCCCCTAGAATTCCTCGAGTCTTGTCCACGAATTACTTGA
- a CDS encoding SAM-dependent chlorinase/fluorinase, translating to MSDTVVERGTGRLNPIITLTTDFGTQDGFVAQMKGVILGINPNARLIDVTHDIEPFQVLHAALVTKGVSRYFPAGTIHVAVVDPGVGGTRRGMVLRCGELYFVGPDNGVFSLILSSVSQWEAREIANPEFILPRPHPTFHGRDLFAPVAAHLSRGISVDILGDPITDPVILPIAKPARTTEGLEGQVIYVDRFGNLTTNVEEEMLDRPISSVMVGDAIIKGISRFFSEVREGAPLALINSFGVLEIAVNRGNAASFLGLDIGSRVRVAWD from the coding sequence TTGTCTGACACAGTCGTTGAGCGAGGCACCGGACGCTTGAATCCCATCATAACCTTAACCACGGACTTCGGCACGCAAGACGGCTTTGTCGCTCAAATGAAGGGCGTCATACTGGGAATCAATCCGAACGCCCGATTGATAGACGTAACCCACGACATTGAGCCGTTCCAAGTACTGCACGCTGCTCTCGTGACTAAGGGTGTGAGCCGTTACTTCCCGGCAGGCACCATCCATGTGGCTGTGGTCGATCCGGGAGTCGGCGGTACACGCCGCGGCATGGTGCTGCGCTGTGGTGAACTTTATTTTGTCGGTCCGGACAATGGGGTCTTTTCTCTGATTCTTTCATCTGTTTCTCAATGGGAAGCCAGAGAAATCGCCAACCCGGAATTCATCCTCCCCCGGCCACATCCGACCTTTCATGGCAGAGATCTCTTCGCTCCAGTTGCTGCTCATCTTTCCAGGGGAATAAGCGTCGACATCTTGGGAGATCCAATTACGGATCCGGTCATACTGCCCATTGCCAAGCCCGCTCGTACCACTGAAGGATTGGAGGGCCAGGTTATCTACGTGGACCGGTTTGGCAATCTCACAACCAATGTCGAAGAGGAGATGCTTGACAGACCGATCAGCTCGGTGATGGTGGGAGATGCTATCATCAAAGGCATCAGCCGCTTCTTTTCTGAGGTCCGAGAAGGAGCCCCTTTGGCCCTCATCAACAGTTTCGGAGTTCTCGAGATAGCTGTGAATCGTGGAAATGCAGCATCTTTCCTTGGTCTCGACATCGGTAGCCGAGTAAGAGTAGCATGGGACTGA
- a CDS encoding TetR/AcrR family transcriptional regulator, whose amino-acid sequence MPRDKTQPQKTSADSSVAHRIVAAARRHFFAYGFRSVTMDDLAEELGMSKKTLYAHFPSKAALVEAVFLDKFHEVEADLERITSQCSSDFLAGMRQLLACMQRHLEEIRPPWVRDVLRDAPQIFEMAQVRRRAMIHRHFGKLVGEGRSAGFLRKDIPANLIIEILLAAVQGIINPEKLAELSITPKVGFSTIITVIFEGVITETGRSKL is encoded by the coding sequence ATGCCCCGTGACAAAACCCAACCACAAAAAACCTCAGCCGACAGTTCCGTTGCCCATCGAATTGTTGCCGCGGCCAGACGACATTTTTTTGCCTACGGTTTCCGCAGCGTGACCATGGACGACTTGGCTGAAGAACTCGGAATGAGCAAAAAAACCCTTTATGCCCATTTTCCGAGCAAAGCTGCGCTCGTGGAGGCGGTATTTCTCGACAAGTTCCACGAAGTTGAAGCGGACTTGGAGCGGATCACATCCCAGTGCTCATCCGATTTTCTTGCCGGAATGCGTCAACTACTCGCGTGCATGCAGCGGCATTTGGAAGAAATTCGCCCGCCCTGGGTGCGTGATGTCCTACGGGACGCGCCACAGATTTTCGAGATGGCGCAGGTCCGACGCAGGGCCATGATCCACCGCCATTTCGGCAAGCTCGTCGGCGAAGGGCGTAGCGCAGGGTTCCTCCGGAAAGACATCCCGGCCAACTTGATCATAGAGATCCTGCTTGCCGCAGTACAAGGAATCATAAATCCGGAAAAGCTGGCCGAACTAAGCATCACGCCGAAGGTCGGCTTTTCCACAATCATAACGGTGATTTTTGAAGGCGTGATCACCGAGACAGGGCGGTCCAAACTATGA